A region from the Metopolophium dirhodum isolate CAU chromosome 9, ASM1992520v1, whole genome shotgun sequence genome encodes:
- the LOC132951793 gene encoding histone-lysine N-methyltransferase trithorax isoform X1: protein MGKSRFLGKPPKTRCQRTMIRVGVSSDFVDVEAKNARLISIALNVFRTTFEKDDEQQEFTGFSNSDCDEIADKLRVRETCDRNATPYDQQSKYSTDTVVVQPSIISKMDFPKVKKEENTKCEPNTENKNTTLSSVVSCLDDNLNYTFAKSCKGGPLNMNQTSGEVQCGVCGVIRFYKSIAKTKKYGAYSCDSCRKFIAKSIENQNSINRCNNDRGIGQCRIPNGLKSQNGVTRIVSTDSRCKACWLQLCLKRLKLPETTVQRLLDTLPREIAPVLMWVLKKPDPWTINIESSLQKKILRDHKLHKEIIGALRDEDSDESNDELYSSENDVDECSDKSDSDIEYNTKKGCSKKKPKLEEKVKKKKKKKVDVCRDVQPNYNKRIPSVRSINTATSNLLESKECKYFNTKGPRIKHVCRTAESVLGQTLATFGNVLDNSLDVDVLPVDIINSSQHIRNDGNMTSGMELTNVMESSTTLKCSKMPIPVDNEQDFFLSIQPNRTLQDLMMQDHLNANIDNTEDDKTVDLNFRESYDPDRIAENGFAIVGTEPLSIPRRAVCFLCGSAGMEKLIHCVSCCEPYHKFCVDGVGVGISSHESEWSKISWTCPKCKVCKGCQSRGTTRPKLTCQRCKDSYHDHCLVDKIVYDRNRPWACPPCRKCKSCHVPRVDYFVGNLALCSMCFQLRQRGNYCPLCQKCYETDDYETKMMECATCKHWVHSKCEGLSNEKYEVLSTLPEVIEYVCKNCTTDSTIPWRVYVDEALKSGFMTVLLILGKNKKTCDLIKWSPQKQSPGCVCKKLIIPKFPSLDGPNVATLKSTDEIPKQCVCHGLEGWSKGTPTLVTIKQKVNNNEYESLSQFNDDMLSTIDKFIVPELRLEYKKIVTEVFPWFNSDFEKNSPRKSSYSSSTLPIISPPKFIPKLPLNLLNSDIKALQDIIGNDENNYYLTPTIEDTRVCQFCKKLGEGIPMREGRLLYCGDNIWAHANCALWSSEVFEEIDGSLQNVQLALSRGKLVRCVVCNEKGASVGCCYRNCVKTYHFQCARKVFCVFNENKTVYCNNHASDTRCSVKDFTLERLIYIEQEDIKQKRKESSEIHILIGSLYISCIGHLHPFLSDSVESILPINFKAKRYYWSTKEPWKLIQYNWTTKLENYVEKLKFDKLNYTIDHNKQENVIDLTKNEDCKQDLDINLFTSIQVDNLQKCYEALKRKCPIDSTFQAKRMKMDSSIDCFAYPNYDTDSEFESTIDETCRMEIFSNSYGLKPKSIPQFDGLYDSSDCESEFELYQLDNLTDVIDDCTNDQPVKCIKCHRTYRTSVSYERHLVNCNFDYEIDSDSESSDDDKSDKIIEDDCLPLVEEVVVRVEDHNIVLQQNYIPTTQIESEHQQQQQQQQQQQQQEPPQTVILQPIHTSFVQPSVSDVQYITINSTPTQSVMPCFQYQTPPTVIVQPSVVDPTTVLLNSPPLDMYVSQSNNLLFSSQPMIVGLDQYTTMASNYTFTQSPQIYQPAKPVEPISNQYYIINTEPSVSNEWSYNITSEIKTERKVMCTQPKVYSNRKLRLTECYDTKENIPNSLVQSVENQAFGVMNIMRNVNPEPWKRPTMKTYSSKRIEEQKIVPRRIEEKKILPKCVEPPFKISTPVNITEIVKPSNTVINTVIPTSINTELIESSPIKLGYLSPLKAVSNVTPCTLQLDSTLSSPLKTKLKPFNSAVKTLKVSPSQKIIKEVSSGELEKINPSFLKGGNTHTQSLYLQKIDNSSVPQLLFCEHIPIRSENPLSLLETEKPSHMQQFEEQLQLPVQNVNKISNVSTVETYSSTLLTDINTSPSLYSDKYSSPLMVANKSLINYEPMDVDLVSPNHFGNNKSHMEINSPSNIYESILSNSHNVNNNKSKTVALNKEIDSSIQENSSPIKTKTVHHKSYPGRQWSSSTAERERTVPHLMFEMSSADGVFCKDRSLVEIWSKLFDAVQVSRNERKMPQLASSNPYASDITAAIRSLGLSNNFLKYLLEQLSGAKEFVKYKPVYHKGADVVGSTTENHSGCARTGIVVRKNRYDMFSWLASRHRKPPKLLANNEDFGGRRANSLPNEMKFRNMNKALTSTIGVYRSDIHGRGLFCLRDIEQGEYVIEYTGEVIRSEVSDVRERLYNKKGIDCYMFRIDQDIVVDATMNGNSSRFINHSCEPNCHSKIETIHGKKHIMILAKRKLLQGEELTYDYKFPLEEDKITCHCLSRKCRKYLN from the exons ATGGGCAAGTCCAGGTTTCTCGGGAAACCGCCAAAGACGCGGTGTCAGCGCACCATGATCCGGGTCGGCGTGTCGTCCGATTTCGTGGACGTCGAGGCCAAGAACGCCCGGCTGATATCCATCGCGCTCAACGTGTTCCGGACGACGTTTGAAAAGGACGACGAG CAACAGGAGTTCACGGGGTTCAGCAATAGTGACTGCGACGAAATTGCCGATAAGCTGCGCGTGAGAGAGACTTGCGATCGAAATGCCACTCCGTACGACCAACAGAGCAAGTACAGCACTGACACTGTTGTG GTTCAACCtagtattataagtaaaatgGATTTTCCAAAAGTTAAAAAAGAAGAAAACACAAAATGTGAAcctaatactgaaaataaaaacaccaCTTTATCTTCAGTTGTATCCTGTCTGGATGACAATCTTAACTATACTTTTGCAAAATCATGCAAAGGGG GTCCATTGAATATGAACCAAACTAGTGGTGAAGTTCAATGTGGTGTTTGTGgtgttattcgtttttataagtcaattgcaaagaCCAAAAAGTATGGAGCGTACAGTTGTGATTCGTGCAGAAAGTTTATAGCTAAAtcaattgaaaatcaaaattctatcaATCGTTGTAATAATGATAGAG gtATAGGGCAGTGTCGTATTCCAAATGGGCTTAAATCCCAAAACGGTGTGACAAGAATTGTATCTACTGATTCTCGATGTAAAGCTTGTTGGCTTCAATTGTGTCTGAAGCGATTAAAGTTACCAGAAACAACAGTTCAACGGTTATTAGACACGCTTCCCAGAGAAATAGCTCCAGTACTAATGTGGGTCTTGAAAAAACCAGATCCATGGACCATAAATATAGAAAGTAGTCttcaaaaaaagattttacGAGATCATAAGCTTCACAAAGAAATCATTGGTGCTTtaagag aTGAAGACAGTGATGAAAGCAATGATGAGTTGTATAGTAGTGAAAATGATGTTGATGAATGTTCTGATAAGTCTGATTCAGATATagaatacaatacaaaaaaaggatgtagtaaaaaaaaaccaaagctagaagaaaaagtaaagaaaaaaaaaaagaaaaaagtcgATGTTTGTAGAGATGTTCAACCAAATTACAATAAACGAATCCCATCAGTACGATCAATAAATACTGCAACATCCAACTTATTAGAAAGTAAAG aatgcaaatattttaacacaaaagGACCCAGAATTAAACATGTGTGTCGCACTGCTGAGTCTGTTTTGGGACAAACCCTTGCTACCTTTGGAAATGTTTTAGACAATTCTCTAGATGTTGATG tgttACCAGTGGACATAATAAATTCATCTCAGCATATTAGAAATGATGGAAATATGACAag TGGTATGGAATTAACCAATGTTATGGAATCATCTACTaccttaaaatgttcaaaaatgcCAATACCTGTAGATAATgaacaagatttttttttatctattcaaccaaat AGAACACTTCAAGATCTAATGATGCAAGATCATCTTAATGCAAACATAGATAACACTGAAGATGACAAAActgttgatttaaattttcgaGAAAGTTATGACCCAGATAGAATTGCAGAAAATGGGTTTGCTATTGTGGGAACTGAACCACTATCAATACCTCGACGAGCAGTATGTTTCTTATGTGGAAGTGCAGGAATGGAAAAA TTAATCCACTGTGTTTCTTGTTGTGAACCTTATCACAAGTTTTGTGTTGATGGAGTTGGTGTTGGAATTTCTTCACATGAAAGTGAATGGTCAAAAATTAGTTGGACATGTCCGAAATGTAAG GTTTGTAAAGGTTGTCAAAGTAGAGGTACAACACGACCAAAATTAACTTGTCAACGATGTAAGGATTCCTATCATGATCATTGTCTTGTTGACAAAATTGTTTATGATCGAAACAGGCCATGG gCCTGTCCCCCTTGTAGAAAATGCAAGAGTTGTCATGTACCTCGAGTTGATTACTTTGTTGGCAATTTAGCTCTGTGTTCAATGTGCTTTCAATTAAGACAACGTGGTAATTATTGTCCACTATGTCAAAAATGTTATGAGACTGATGATTATGAAACAAAG ATGATGGAATGTGCAACTTGCAAACATTGGGTTCATTCTAAATGTGAAGGCTTATCAAATGAGAAATATGAAGTTTTGAGTACATTACCTGAAGTTATAGAGTATGTTTGCaa gaacTGTACTACTGATAGCACTATTCCATGGCGAGTTTATGTTGATGAAGCATTAAAGAGTGGTTTTATGACTGTTCTACTAATTctgggaaaaaataaaaaaacatgtgATCTTATTAAATGGAGTCCTCAAAAACAATCACCTGGTTGTGTATGTAAAAAATTGATCATACCAAAATTTCCATCATTAGATGGACCTAATGTTGCTACACTTAAATCCACTGATGAAATTCCTAAACAATGTGTTTGTCATGGATTGGAAGGATGGTCCAAAGGTACTCCAACACTAGTGACAATAAAACAGAAAGTAAATAACAACGAATATGAATCCCTTAGTCAATTTAATGATGACATGTTAAGTACTATTGATAAATTTATTGTGCCTGAACTTCGATTAGAATATAAGAAAATTGTAACTGAAGTTTTTCCGTGGTTCAACTCTGATTTTGAAAAGAACTCTCCTCGTAAAAGTTCTTATTCATCTAGCACATTACCAATTATAAGTCCACCCAAGTTTATCCCAAAATTGCcattaaatttacttaattcTGATATAAAAGCTCTACAGGATATTATTGGTAacgatgaaaataattattatttgactcCTACAATAGAAGATACAAGAGTGTGTCAATTTTGCAAGAAATTGGGTGAAGGCATTCCAATGCGAGAAGGACGGCTTCTTTATTGTGGTGATAATATATGGGCCCATGCCAATTGTGCTTTATGGTCTTCTGAAGTCTTTGAAGAAATTGATGGATCAttacaaaatgttcaattagCTCTTTCTAGAGGTAAACTTGTTCGATGTGTGGTTTGCAACGAAAAAGGCGCAAGTGTTGGATGTTGTTATCGAAATTGTGTGAAGACATATCATTTTCAATGTGCTAGAAaagtattttgtgtttttaacgAGAATAAAACTGTGTACTGTAATAACCATGCATCTGATACTCGTTGTAGCGTTAAAGATTTTACGTTAGAAAGACTGATTTACATCGAACAAGAAGACATCAAACAAAAGCGTAAAGAAAGCTCAGagattcatattttaattggttCGTTATATATTAGTTGTATTGGACATTTACATCCATTTTTATCGGACAGTGTTGAATCTATTTTgcctattaattttaaagccaAACGATACTATTGGTCAACAAAAGAACCTTGGAAATTAATACAGTACAATTGGACAACCAAGTTGGAAAATTATGtagaaaagttaaaatttgacaAACTTAACTACACTATTGATCACAACAAACAAGAAAATGTAATTGATCTTACCAAAAACGAAGATTGTAAACAAGATTtagatattaatttgtttacatcCATTCAGGTGGATAACTTACAAAAGTGTTATGAAGctttaaaaagaaaatgccCAATTGATTCCACTTTTCAAGCTAAACGTATGAAAATGGATAGTAGTATTGATTGTTTTGCTTACCCCAACTATGATACAGACTCTGAATTTGAATCCACAATTGATGAAACTTGTAgaatggaaatattttcaaatagttatggattaaaaccaaaatcaattccTCAATTTGACGGATTGTATGATTCAAGTGactgtgaatcagaatttgaattatatcaaCTTGATAATTTGACTGATGTCATTGATGATTGTACAAATGACCAaccagtaaaatgtattaaatgtcaTCGTACATATAGGACTAGTGTGAGTTATGAAAGACATttggtaaattgtaattttgattaTGAGATAGACAGTGACAGCGAATCCAGCGATGACGACAAATCTGACAAGATAATTGAAGACGATTGTTTGCCGCTTGTCGAAGAAGTAGTTGTACGAGTAGAAGATCATAATATTGTGCttcaacaaaattatattccCACCACTCAAATAGAATCTGAACAtcagcaacagcagcaacaacaacaacaacaacaacaacaagaacCGCCTCAAACTGTCATACTTCAGCCTATTCACACTTCATTTGTCCAACCTTCTGTATCTGATGTTcaatacataacaataaatagtACTCCAACACAATCTGTCATGCCATGTTTTCAGTATCAAACTCCACCAACTGTAATAGTACAACCATCAGTTGTTGATCCCACTACAGTACTTCTAAACAGTCCTCCATTGGACATGTATGTCTCTCAgagtaataatttactatttagttcaCAACCTATGATAGTTGGTTTGGATCAATATACTACTATGGCTTCAAATTATACTTTTACACAATCGCCTCAAATTTACCAACCTGCCAAACCCGTAGAACCAAtttcaaatcaatattatattattaatacagagCCATCAGTTTCAAACGAATggtcatataatataacgtctGAGATAAAAACTGAACGTAAAGTGATGTGTACTCAGCCTAAAGTCTACTCTAACCGTAAATTGCGATTAACTGAGTGTTATGATACCAaagaaaatatacctaatagctTAGTGCAATCTGTGGAAAATCAGGCGTTTGGTGTTATGAATATCATGAGAAATGTAAATCCAGAACCATGGAAGAGACCAACTATGAAAACATATTCTTCAAAAAGAATTGAAGAACAGAAAATTGTACCAAGAAGAATTGAAGAAAAGAAAATTCTTCCAAAATGTGTTGAACcaccatttaaaatatcaacTCCTGTAAATATTACAGAAATTGTTAAACCTTCAAATACTGTTATTAATACAGTGATACCCACATCAATAAATACAGAATTAATAGAGTCCTCTCCAATAAAATTAGGTTATTTATCACCACTTAAAGCTGTGTCAAATGTTACACCATGTACATTGCAATTAGATAGTACTTTATCTTCACCTCTGAAAACCAAACTCAAACCATTTAATTCTGCAGTAAAAACCTTAAAAGTGTCACCTTCTCAAAAGATAATAAAAGAAGTTAGTTCCGGggaattagaaaaaataaatccttCATTTTTAAAAGGAGGAAATACCCATACCCAGTCTCTATATCtacaaaaaatagataattCATCAGTTCCTCAATTACTATTTTGTGAACACATTCCTATAAGATCAGAAAATCCATTATCTTTACTAGAAACAGAAAAACCATCACATATGCAACAGTTCGAAGAACAACTACAATTACCTGTACAGAatgtaaacaaaatatcaaaCGTATCTACAGTAGAAACATATTCATCTACATTACTCACAGACATAAACACATCACCATCGTTATATTCAGATAAATACTCTAGTCCTCTAATGGTAGCTAACAAATCTTTGATAAATTACGAACCTATGGATGTAGATTTAGTTTCACCTAATCattttggaaataataaatcacaCATGGAAATAAATTCACCTTCCAACATTTATGAAAGTATTTTGTCGAATTCCCAtaatgttaataacaataaaagtaaaacagttgcattaaataaagaaattgaTTCAAGTATTCAAGAAAACTCATctccaataaaaacaaaaactgtcCACCATAAATCATATCCAGGGCGCCAATGGTCTTCATCCACAGCAGAACGTGAACGGACAGTACCTCACCTCATGTTTGAAATGAGTTCTGCTGATGGTGTCTTCTGTAAAGATCGTTCACTTGTTGAAATTTGGTCAAAACTATTTGATGCCGTTCAGGTATCAAGGAATGAACGTAAAATGCCCCAATTGGCATCAAGCAATCCATATGCAAGTGATATTACAGCAGCAATTCGATCTTTAGGCCTTagcaataattttttaaagtatcTCTTGGAACAACTTTCGGGTGCCAAAGAATTTGTTAAATACAAACCAGTATACCATAAAGGTGCTGATGTTGTTGGCTCTACCACTGAAAATCATTCAGGGTGTGCTCGTACGGGAATAGTGGTTAGAAAAAACAGATATGACATGTTCAGCTGGTTAGCTTCCAGGCACAGAAAACCTCCAAAGTTGTTAGCAAATAATGAAGACTTTGGTGGTCGACGTGCTAATTCCTTGCCTAATGAAATGAAGTTTAGAAACATGAATAAAGCATTGACTAGCACTATTGGTGTATATCGATCGGATATTCATGGGCGTGGATTGTTTTGTTTGAGGGATATTGAACAAGGGGAGTATGTCATTGAGTATACAGGGGAG GTTATTCGATCGGAAGTGAGCGATGTACGTGAGAggctttataataaaaaagggATTGATTGTTACATGTTCAGGATCGATCAAGATATTGTTGTTGATGCAACTATGAATGGAAACTCTTCTAGATTCATTAATCACTCGTGCGAG CCTAATTGTCAttcaaaaattgaaacaatCCATGGTAAAAAGCATATAATGATTTTGGCTAAAAGAAAACTACTGCAAGGCGAAGAACTCACATATGACTATAAATTCCCATTAGAAGAGGATAAAATTACGTGCCATTGTCTTTCAAGAAAATGTcgtaaatatctaaattaa